In Miscanthus floridulus cultivar M001 chromosome 5, ASM1932011v1, whole genome shotgun sequence, one genomic interval encodes:
- the LOC136451754 gene encoding beta-1,2-xylosyltransferase XYXT1-like, whose product MGGDPGKVIKNMKGAAQKYLGVGFLLGFFLVLLTYFTVSEQFAITAPNAVRRASPGHAHPSSSPITPAVEEKRQQAPVIEEKPPKTVPAPEEKPPKAEHEAQENPPRVEVEEPHAETEMDQQKPLADDDDGRRSSSIVGGDGIATESAPAKKPACDIQGPWASDVCDIDGDVRIHGSAGTVLIAPSIESGGSNPNPQEWRIRPYSRKHQAGIKEVTVRELASAADAPACDVRSPVPALVLAMGGLTGNYWHDFSDIMIPLYLQAARFKGEVQLVVENIQPWYVGKYRTILGRLSRHDVVDMDRDDRVRCFPGAVVGIRMHKEFSIDPERDPRGHSMPEFTAFLRETFSLPRAAPARLTGADGEEDERVKPRMMIISRRHPRKLVNVDDVVSLARRVGFEVVIGDPPFNVDVGEFAKEVNAVDVLVGVHGAGLTNSLFLPTGAVFVQINPYGKMEHIGEVDFGIPAVDMGLKYIAYSAGVEESTLVDTLGRDHPAVRDPESIHRSGWGKVAEYYLGKQDIRLDLQRFEPVLRKAMQLLRE is encoded by the exons ATGGGCGGCGACCCGGGGAAGGTCATCAAGAACATGAAGGGCGCGGCGCAGAAGTACCTCGGCGTTGGCTTCCTGCTCGGCTTCTTCCTCGTGCTCCTCACCTACTTCACCGTCTCCGAGCAGTTCGCGATCACGGCGCCCAACG CTGTTCGGAGGGCATCGCCGGGGCACGCGCACCCTTCGTCGTCGCCGATCACCCCGGCCGTTGAAGAGAAGAGGCAGCAGGCCCCCGTCATAG AGGAGAAGCCACCCAAGACAGTGCCTGCACCAGAAGAGAAACCTCCAAAGGCAGAGCACGAGGCCCAAGAGAATCCCCCACGCGTTGAAGTTGAAGAACCCCACGCTGAAACAGAGATGGACCAGCAGAAGCCTCTCGCAG atgatgatgatggtaggAGGAGCAGTAGTATCGTCGGCGGCGATGGCATCGCCACGGAGAGTGCTCCGGCGAAGAAGCCGGCGTGCGACATCCAGGGCCCGTGGGCGTCCGACGTGTGCGACATCGACGGCGACGTGCGGATCCACGGCTCCGCGGGCACCGTCCTGATCGCGCCGTCCATCGAGAGCGGCGGCAGCAACCCGAACCCGCAGGAGTGGCGCATCCGCCCTTACTCCCGGAAGCACCAGGCCGGGATCAAGGAGGTGACGGTGCGCGAGCTGGCGTCGGCCGCCGACGCGCCGGCGTGCGACGTGCGTTCCCCCGTGCCGGCGCTGGTGCTGGCCATGGGCGGGCTGACGGGCAACTACTGGCACGACTTCAGCGACATCATGATCCCGCTCTACCTCCAGGCGGCGCGGTTCAAGGGCGAGGTGCAGCTCGTCGTGGAGAACATCCAGCCGTGGTACGTCGGCAAGTACCGGACCATCCTGGGTCGCCTGTCGCGGCACGACGTCGTGGACATGGACCGGGACGACCGCGTGCGGTGCTTCCCGGGCGCCGTGGTCGGGATCCGCATGCACAAGGAGTTCAGCATCGACCCGGAGCGGGATCCGCGGGGCCACTCCATGCCGGAGTTCACCGCGTTCCTCCGCGAGACGTTCTcgctcccgcgcgccgcgccggcGAGGCTGACGGGCGCCgacggcgaggaggacgagcggGTTAAGCCACGGATGATGATCATCTCGCGGCGGCACCCGCGGAAGCTGGTGAACGTGGACGACGTGGTGTCCCTGGCTCGCCGCGTCGGGTTCGAGGTCGTCATCGGGGACCCGCCCTTCAACGTCGACGTCGGGGAGTTCGCCAAGGAAGTGAACGCCGTGGACGTGCTGGTGGGCGTGCACGGCGCCGGGCTGACCAACTCGCTGTTCCTCCCCACGGGCGCCGTGTTCGTCCAGATCAACCCGTACGGCAAGATGGAGCACATCGGGGAGGTGGACTTCGGCATCCCCGCCGTGGACATGGGGCTCAAGTACATCGCCTACTCCGCCGGCGTGGAGGAGAGCACGCTGGTGGACACGCTGGGGCGCGACCACCCCGCCGTCAGGGACCCGGAGTCCATCCACCGGAGCGGGTGGGGGAAGGTGGCCGAGTACTACCTGGGCAAGCAGGACATCCGGCTGGACCTCCAGCGGTTCGAGCCCGTGCTCCGCAAGGCCATGCAGCTCCTCAGGGAGTAG
- the LOC136451755 gene encoding beta-1,2-xylosyltransferease XAX1-like isoform X2, whose translation MAFLVQHGKSRSRGVGARKPRHSARSPTKLELRHRQLVVRLLAACLLAPVLCICAARLLSVVLPSQLSSGNGVYPAEGNHVISDDAEAAGSLTSLQRAFVDDGHRLQEPSAPVPARLGADPVRGSPELDIEVESSNSNHITDLDNKSGMKGLTISSTNARSPPENSVMSSRRSVTDIEVPKPKSKIYCDDKSKDEGFPYARPIICHMSGDVRVSPESASVALITPMQQQGEEGRRVTPYARKDESLLPLVREVVIRAVANENDAPKCSIRHDVPAVIFSVGGYTGNFFHDMSDVLIPLYLTSFQYEGRVKFFMTNYKQWWVQKYKPVLRRLSHHDIIDFDSNKDVHCFQHVILGLTRDRDLILGPHPTRNPKGYSMLDFTRFLRHSYGLKRDRPLVLGEQPGKKPRMLIISRRGTRKLLNLRQVSATSRALGFDVIVSEARGNLKRFATMVNSCDVLLAVHGAGLTNQVFLPPQAVVIQIVPWGKMDWMATNFYGQPARGMNLRYLEYYVSEQESSLAQRYPRDHLVFKDPMAIHDQGWNALADIFMAQDVKLNIRRFRPILLQVLDLLQV comes from the exons ATGGCGTTCCTGGTGCAGCACGGCAAGAGCAGAAGCAGAGGCGTCGGCGCGAGGAAGCCGAGGCACAGCGCCAGGAGCCCGACCAAGCTGGAGCTCAGGCACAGGCAGCTCGTCGTCAGGCTTCTCGCGGCGTGCCTCCTCGCCCCGGTGCTTTGCATCTGCGCGGCCAGGCTTCTCTCCGTCGTCCTGCCGTCACAACTCTCGT CTGGCAATGGAGTTTATCCTGCCGAGGGAAACCATGTTATCTCTGACGATGCTGAAG CGGCTGGATCTCTGACCTCCTTGCAGCGGGCCTTTGTGGACGACGGACATCGACTTCAAGAGCCCAGTGCTCCGGTTCCTGCAAGGTTGGGTGCTGATCCGGTCAGGGGTTCGCCAGAATTAG ATATTGAAGTTGAAAGCAGCAACTCCAACCATATAACAGATTTGGATAATAAATCAGGAATGAAGGGGCTGACTATATCTTCAACAAATGCTAGATCCCCACCCGAAAACTCTGTCATGAGTTCCCGACGATCAG TTACAGATATTGAAGTTCCAAAGCCTAAGAGCAAGATATATTGTGACGACAAGAGTAAAGATGAGGGCTTCCCTTATGCAAGGCCAATCATCTGCCACATGTCTGGTGATGTGCGAGTTTCTCCTGAAAGCGCATCAGTTGCTCTTATTACGCCAATGCAGCAACAAGGCGAGGAAGGGAGGCGGGTTACGCCTTATGCTCGCAAGGACGAATCCTTGCTACCCCTTGTAAGAGAAGTAGTCATCAGAGCAGTTGCAAATGAAAATGATGCTCCCAAATGCAGCATCAGGCATGATGTCCCAGCAGTTATCTTCTCAGTTGGTGGCTATACCGGAAACTTCTTCCACGACATGTCAGATGTGCTGATCCCACTATATCTTACTTCTTTTCAATACGAAGGACGAGTAAAATTCTTCATGACAAACTACAAGCAGTGGTGGGTTCAGAAATATAAACCGGTGCTACGGAGGCTATCGCATCATGACATAATCGATTTTGACTCTAACAAGGATGTCCACTGTTTTCAGCATGTAATCCTCGGCCTGACGAGGGATAGAGATCTCATCCTTGGGCCACATCCCACAAGAAACCCAAAGGGGTACTCAATGCTTGACTTCACAAGGTTCTTGCGCCACTCATATGGCCTCAAAAGGGACAGGCCATTGGTCCTTGGTGAGCAGCCTGGCAAGAAACCAAGAATGCTGATCATATCAAGGCGAGGCACGAGAAAGCTCCTGAACCTTCGTCAAGTGTCAGCCACATCAAGGGCGCTAGGCTTTGACGTGATCGTCTCCGAGGCCAGGGGAAACTTGAAGAGGTTTGCAACAATGGTGAACTCGTGCGACGTGCTGCTAGCGGTCCATGGCGCTGGCCTCACCAATCAGGTCTTTCTCCCACCACAGGCCGTGGTGATCCAGATAGTTCCATGGGGGAAGATGGACTGGATGGCCACCAACTTCTACGGGCAGCCAGCGCGTGGCATGAACCTGAGGTACCTGGAGTACTACGTCTCCGAACAAGAGAGCAGCCTTGCTCAGAGGTACCCAAGAGACCACTTGGTGTTCAAGGACCCCATGGCAATCCATGATCAAGGATGGAATGCATTAGCGGACATTTTTATGGCACAGGATGTGAAATTAAATATCAGGAGATTCAGGCCTATACTTTTACAGGTTCTGGACCTTCTTCAGGTCTAG
- the LOC136451755 gene encoding beta-1,2-xylosyltransferease XAX1-like isoform X1, with product MAFLVQHGKSRSRGVGARKPRHSARSPTKLELRHRQLVVRLLAACLLAPVLCICAARLLSVVLPSQLSSGNGVYPAEGNHVISDDAEAAAGSLTSLQRAFVDDGHRLQEPSAPVPARLGADPVRGSPELDIEVESSNSNHITDLDNKSGMKGLTISSTNARSPPENSVMSSRRSVTDIEVPKPKSKIYCDDKSKDEGFPYARPIICHMSGDVRVSPESASVALITPMQQQGEEGRRVTPYARKDESLLPLVREVVIRAVANENDAPKCSIRHDVPAVIFSVGGYTGNFFHDMSDVLIPLYLTSFQYEGRVKFFMTNYKQWWVQKYKPVLRRLSHHDIIDFDSNKDVHCFQHVILGLTRDRDLILGPHPTRNPKGYSMLDFTRFLRHSYGLKRDRPLVLGEQPGKKPRMLIISRRGTRKLLNLRQVSATSRALGFDVIVSEARGNLKRFATMVNSCDVLLAVHGAGLTNQVFLPPQAVVIQIVPWGKMDWMATNFYGQPARGMNLRYLEYYVSEQESSLAQRYPRDHLVFKDPMAIHDQGWNALADIFMAQDVKLNIRRFRPILLQVLDLLQV from the exons ATGGCGTTCCTGGTGCAGCACGGCAAGAGCAGAAGCAGAGGCGTCGGCGCGAGGAAGCCGAGGCACAGCGCCAGGAGCCCGACCAAGCTGGAGCTCAGGCACAGGCAGCTCGTCGTCAGGCTTCTCGCGGCGTGCCTCCTCGCCCCGGTGCTTTGCATCTGCGCGGCCAGGCTTCTCTCCGTCGTCCTGCCGTCACAACTCTCGT CTGGCAATGGAGTTTATCCTGCCGAGGGAAACCATGTTATCTCTGACGATGCTGAAG CAGCGGCTGGATCTCTGACCTCCTTGCAGCGGGCCTTTGTGGACGACGGACATCGACTTCAAGAGCCCAGTGCTCCGGTTCCTGCAAGGTTGGGTGCTGATCCGGTCAGGGGTTCGCCAGAATTAG ATATTGAAGTTGAAAGCAGCAACTCCAACCATATAACAGATTTGGATAATAAATCAGGAATGAAGGGGCTGACTATATCTTCAACAAATGCTAGATCCCCACCCGAAAACTCTGTCATGAGTTCCCGACGATCAG TTACAGATATTGAAGTTCCAAAGCCTAAGAGCAAGATATATTGTGACGACAAGAGTAAAGATGAGGGCTTCCCTTATGCAAGGCCAATCATCTGCCACATGTCTGGTGATGTGCGAGTTTCTCCTGAAAGCGCATCAGTTGCTCTTATTACGCCAATGCAGCAACAAGGCGAGGAAGGGAGGCGGGTTACGCCTTATGCTCGCAAGGACGAATCCTTGCTACCCCTTGTAAGAGAAGTAGTCATCAGAGCAGTTGCAAATGAAAATGATGCTCCCAAATGCAGCATCAGGCATGATGTCCCAGCAGTTATCTTCTCAGTTGGTGGCTATACCGGAAACTTCTTCCACGACATGTCAGATGTGCTGATCCCACTATATCTTACTTCTTTTCAATACGAAGGACGAGTAAAATTCTTCATGACAAACTACAAGCAGTGGTGGGTTCAGAAATATAAACCGGTGCTACGGAGGCTATCGCATCATGACATAATCGATTTTGACTCTAACAAGGATGTCCACTGTTTTCAGCATGTAATCCTCGGCCTGACGAGGGATAGAGATCTCATCCTTGGGCCACATCCCACAAGAAACCCAAAGGGGTACTCAATGCTTGACTTCACAAGGTTCTTGCGCCACTCATATGGCCTCAAAAGGGACAGGCCATTGGTCCTTGGTGAGCAGCCTGGCAAGAAACCAAGAATGCTGATCATATCAAGGCGAGGCACGAGAAAGCTCCTGAACCTTCGTCAAGTGTCAGCCACATCAAGGGCGCTAGGCTTTGACGTGATCGTCTCCGAGGCCAGGGGAAACTTGAAGAGGTTTGCAACAATGGTGAACTCGTGCGACGTGCTGCTAGCGGTCCATGGCGCTGGCCTCACCAATCAGGTCTTTCTCCCACCACAGGCCGTGGTGATCCAGATAGTTCCATGGGGGAAGATGGACTGGATGGCCACCAACTTCTACGGGCAGCCAGCGCGTGGCATGAACCTGAGGTACCTGGAGTACTACGTCTCCGAACAAGAGAGCAGCCTTGCTCAGAGGTACCCAAGAGACCACTTGGTGTTCAAGGACCCCATGGCAATCCATGATCAAGGATGGAATGCATTAGCGGACATTTTTATGGCACAGGATGTGAAATTAAATATCAGGAGATTCAGGCCTATACTTTTACAGGTTCTGGACCTTCTTCAGGTCTAG
- the LOC136451755 gene encoding beta-1,2-xylosyltransferease XAX1-like isoform X3, translating to MAFLVQHGKSRSRGVGARKPRHSARSPTKLELRHRQLVVRLLAACLLAPVLCICAARLLSVVLPSQLSSGNGVYPAEGNHVISDDAEAAAGSLTSLQRAFVDDGHRLQEPSAPVPARLGADPVRGSPELDIEVESSNSNHITDLDNKSGMKGLTISSTNARSPPENSVMSSRRSDIEVPKPKSKIYCDDKSKDEGFPYARPIICHMSGDVRVSPESASVALITPMQQQGEEGRRVTPYARKDESLLPLVREVVIRAVANENDAPKCSIRHDVPAVIFSVGGYTGNFFHDMSDVLIPLYLTSFQYEGRVKFFMTNYKQWWVQKYKPVLRRLSHHDIIDFDSNKDVHCFQHVILGLTRDRDLILGPHPTRNPKGYSMLDFTRFLRHSYGLKRDRPLVLGEQPGKKPRMLIISRRGTRKLLNLRQVSATSRALGFDVIVSEARGNLKRFATMVNSCDVLLAVHGAGLTNQVFLPPQAVVIQIVPWGKMDWMATNFYGQPARGMNLRYLEYYVSEQESSLAQRYPRDHLVFKDPMAIHDQGWNALADIFMAQDVKLNIRRFRPILLQVLDLLQV from the exons ATGGCGTTCCTGGTGCAGCACGGCAAGAGCAGAAGCAGAGGCGTCGGCGCGAGGAAGCCGAGGCACAGCGCCAGGAGCCCGACCAAGCTGGAGCTCAGGCACAGGCAGCTCGTCGTCAGGCTTCTCGCGGCGTGCCTCCTCGCCCCGGTGCTTTGCATCTGCGCGGCCAGGCTTCTCTCCGTCGTCCTGCCGTCACAACTCTCGT CTGGCAATGGAGTTTATCCTGCCGAGGGAAACCATGTTATCTCTGACGATGCTGAAG CAGCGGCTGGATCTCTGACCTCCTTGCAGCGGGCCTTTGTGGACGACGGACATCGACTTCAAGAGCCCAGTGCTCCGGTTCCTGCAAGGTTGGGTGCTGATCCGGTCAGGGGTTCGCCAGAATTAG ATATTGAAGTTGAAAGCAGCAACTCCAACCATATAACAGATTTGGATAATAAATCAGGAATGAAGGGGCTGACTATATCTTCAACAAATGCTAGATCCCCACCCGAAAACTCTGTCATGAGTTCCCGACGATCAG ATATTGAAGTTCCAAAGCCTAAGAGCAAGATATATTGTGACGACAAGAGTAAAGATGAGGGCTTCCCTTATGCAAGGCCAATCATCTGCCACATGTCTGGTGATGTGCGAGTTTCTCCTGAAAGCGCATCAGTTGCTCTTATTACGCCAATGCAGCAACAAGGCGAGGAAGGGAGGCGGGTTACGCCTTATGCTCGCAAGGACGAATCCTTGCTACCCCTTGTAAGAGAAGTAGTCATCAGAGCAGTTGCAAATGAAAATGATGCTCCCAAATGCAGCATCAGGCATGATGTCCCAGCAGTTATCTTCTCAGTTGGTGGCTATACCGGAAACTTCTTCCACGACATGTCAGATGTGCTGATCCCACTATATCTTACTTCTTTTCAATACGAAGGACGAGTAAAATTCTTCATGACAAACTACAAGCAGTGGTGGGTTCAGAAATATAAACCGGTGCTACGGAGGCTATCGCATCATGACATAATCGATTTTGACTCTAACAAGGATGTCCACTGTTTTCAGCATGTAATCCTCGGCCTGACGAGGGATAGAGATCTCATCCTTGGGCCACATCCCACAAGAAACCCAAAGGGGTACTCAATGCTTGACTTCACAAGGTTCTTGCGCCACTCATATGGCCTCAAAAGGGACAGGCCATTGGTCCTTGGTGAGCAGCCTGGCAAGAAACCAAGAATGCTGATCATATCAAGGCGAGGCACGAGAAAGCTCCTGAACCTTCGTCAAGTGTCAGCCACATCAAGGGCGCTAGGCTTTGACGTGATCGTCTCCGAGGCCAGGGGAAACTTGAAGAGGTTTGCAACAATGGTGAACTCGTGCGACGTGCTGCTAGCGGTCCATGGCGCTGGCCTCACCAATCAGGTCTTTCTCCCACCACAGGCCGTGGTGATCCAGATAGTTCCATGGGGGAAGATGGACTGGATGGCCACCAACTTCTACGGGCAGCCAGCGCGTGGCATGAACCTGAGGTACCTGGAGTACTACGTCTCCGAACAAGAGAGCAGCCTTGCTCAGAGGTACCCAAGAGACCACTTGGTGTTCAAGGACCCCATGGCAATCCATGATCAAGGATGGAATGCATTAGCGGACATTTTTATGGCACAGGATGTGAAATTAAATATCAGGAGATTCAGGCCTATACTTTTACAGGTTCTGGACCTTCTTCAGGTCTAG
- the LOC136451756 gene encoding alpha-1,3-arabinosyltransferase XAT3-like isoform X2 yields MKAGGDKKQVNSRFLSVAVGCFVLFVVFTLSSRYDATFVLDTRRGDFRPSKGDSSHGGEGELKQLAQQSNGNKAAVTEAELEESVVREQSNNVGREAELEEAALESSAAAADDDATSNSDEQAKPAAEDVDPDQDKLRTAATRTTAQPVVQATSPQRQNPAAASSVNQQRQPLCDLSGSRSDVCDFIGDIRLDAKASSFIVVDPTPTGAATANGPTTTYKVRPYARKGDATSMSRVTEVTVRTTADAESAPRCTVTHAEPAVVFSIGGYTGNLFHDFTDVIVPLYGTAQHYRGDVRLVVTDAGGSWRWLAKYDAVLRGLSRHPPLDLAATAGEVHCFGHVVVGLRAAHRELMIERERGSGTDADGVGVGMPDFARFLRRALSLPRNSPTTRPSSGGVTGRKPKPRLLIVARRGTRRLLNADAVARVAEEVGFEAVVGELEMRVSSDIAEVGRLINSFDALVGVHGAGLTNMVFLPRGATVVQVVPWGGLQWIARMDFGDPAEAMGLRYVQYEIAVHESSLRDKYPRDHEVFTNPTALHRKGFKFLRHTFLIGQDVTLDVDRFRVVLLQAFQNLTKRK; encoded by the exons ATGAAAGCCGGCGGCGACAAGAAGCAGGTGAATAGCAGGTTTTTGTCCGTCGCCGTCGGCTGCTTCGTACTCTTCGTCGTCTTCACCCTCTCCTCCCGCTACGACGCCACCTTCGTCCTCGACACCC GCCGAGGCGACTTCCGGCCGTCGAAGGGGGACAGCAGCCACGGCGGCGAGGGCGAACTGAAGCAGCTTGCCCAGCAGAGCAACGGCAACAAGGCAGCAGTCACGGAAGCGGAGCTGGAGGAATCAGTGGTCAGAGAACAGAGCAACAACGTCGGGAGAGAAGCGGAGCTGGAGGAGGCAGCTCTTgagagcagcgccgccgccgccgacgacgacgcgACATCTAATTCCGACGAGCAAGCAAAGCCAG CCGCCGAGGATGTGGACCCGGACCAAGACAAATTGCGGACCGCAGCCACCAGAACCACCGCGCAACCCGTCGTGCAAGCGACGTCTCCTCAGCGCCAAAATCCAG CTGCAGCGTCCTCCGTGAACCAGCAGAGGCAACCGCTGTGCGACCTTTCGGGCTCACGATCTGATGTCTGTGACTTCATCGGCGACATCCGCTTGGACGCCAAGGCCTCATCATTCATCGTCGTCGACCCAACGCCAACGGGCGCTGCGACTGCGAACGGGCCAACGACGACGTACAAGGTCCGGCCATATGCACGGAAGGGCGACGCCACGAGCATGAGCCGTGTCACCGAGGTCACCGTGCGGACGACGGCCGACGCGGAGTCCGCGCCGCGCTGCACGGTGACGCACGCCGAGCCGGCGGTCGTGTTCTCCATCGGCGGGTACACGGGCAACCTCTTCCACGACTTCACCGACGTGATAGTGCCGCTCTACGGCACCGCGCAGCACTACCGCGGCGACGTGCGCCTCGTCGTCACCGACGCGGGCGGCTCGTGGCGGTGGCTAGCCAAGTACGACGCCGTCCTGCGCGGGCTCTCGCGCCACCCGCCTCTCGACCTCGCCGCCACGGCGGGGGAGGTGCACTGCTTTGGCCACGTCGTGGTCGGCCTGCGCGCCGCGCACCGGGAGCTCATGATCGAGCGGGAGCGCGGCAGCGGCACGGACGCGGACGGGGTCGGTGTCGGGATGCCCGACTTCGCGCGGTTCCTCCGGCGCGCGCTCTCGCTGCCCCGGAACTCGCCCACCACGCGCCCCAGCAGCGGCGGCGTCACGGGCAGGAAGCCGAAGCCTCGCCTGCTGATCGTCGCCCGCCGCGGCACCCGGCGGCTGCTGAACGCGGACGCCGTCGCGCGCGTGGCGGAGGAGGTGGGCTTCGAGGCCGTCGTGGGCGAGCTGGAAATGAGGGTGAGCAGCGACATCGCGGAGGTGGGGAGGCTCATCAACTCGTTCGACGCGCTGGTGGGCGTGCACGGCGCGGGGCTCACCAACATGGTGTTCCTGCCGCGGGGGGCCACGGTGGTGCAGGTCGTGCCGTGGGGCGGCCTGCAGTGGATCGCGCGGATGGACTTCGGCGACCCGGCGGAGGCCATGGGGCTCCGGTACGTCCAGTACGAGATCGCCGTGCACGAGAGCTCGCTCAGGGACAAGTACCCGAGAGAccacgaggtcttcaccaacccaACTGCGCTGCACAGGAAGGGCTTCAAGTTCTTGAGGCACACCTTCTTGATCGGACAGGATGTCACACTCGACGTCGACCGCTTCAGGGTGGTGCTGCTCCAGGCGTTCCAGAACCTCACCAAGCGGAAGTAG
- the LOC136451756 gene encoding alpha-1,3-arabinosyltransferase XAT3-like isoform X1 has protein sequence MKAGGDKKQVNSRFLSVAVGCFVLFVVFTLSSRYDATFVLDTRRGDFRPSKGDSSHGGEGELKQLAQQSNGNKAAVTEAELEESVVREQSNNVGREAELEEAALESSAAAADDDATSNSDEQAKPAAEDVDPDQDKLRTAATRTTAQPVVQATSPQRQNPGDMTRAAAASSVNQQRQPLCDLSGSRSDVCDFIGDIRLDAKASSFIVVDPTPTGAATANGPTTTYKVRPYARKGDATSMSRVTEVTVRTTADAESAPRCTVTHAEPAVVFSIGGYTGNLFHDFTDVIVPLYGTAQHYRGDVRLVVTDAGGSWRWLAKYDAVLRGLSRHPPLDLAATAGEVHCFGHVVVGLRAAHRELMIERERGSGTDADGVGVGMPDFARFLRRALSLPRNSPTTRPSSGGVTGRKPKPRLLIVARRGTRRLLNADAVARVAEEVGFEAVVGELEMRVSSDIAEVGRLINSFDALVGVHGAGLTNMVFLPRGATVVQVVPWGGLQWIARMDFGDPAEAMGLRYVQYEIAVHESSLRDKYPRDHEVFTNPTALHRKGFKFLRHTFLIGQDVTLDVDRFRVVLLQAFQNLTKRK, from the exons ATGAAAGCCGGCGGCGACAAGAAGCAGGTGAATAGCAGGTTTTTGTCCGTCGCCGTCGGCTGCTTCGTACTCTTCGTCGTCTTCACCCTCTCCTCCCGCTACGACGCCACCTTCGTCCTCGACACCC GCCGAGGCGACTTCCGGCCGTCGAAGGGGGACAGCAGCCACGGCGGCGAGGGCGAACTGAAGCAGCTTGCCCAGCAGAGCAACGGCAACAAGGCAGCAGTCACGGAAGCGGAGCTGGAGGAATCAGTGGTCAGAGAACAGAGCAACAACGTCGGGAGAGAAGCGGAGCTGGAGGAGGCAGCTCTTgagagcagcgccgccgccgccgacgacgacgcgACATCTAATTCCGACGAGCAAGCAAAGCCAG CCGCCGAGGATGTGGACCCGGACCAAGACAAATTGCGGACCGCAGCCACCAGAACCACCGCGCAACCCGTCGTGCAAGCGACGTCTCCTCAGCGCCAAAATCCAG GAGACATGACACGTGCAGCTGCAGCGTCCTCCGTGAACCAGCAGAGGCAACCGCTGTGCGACCTTTCGGGCTCACGATCTGATGTCTGTGACTTCATCGGCGACATCCGCTTGGACGCCAAGGCCTCATCATTCATCGTCGTCGACCCAACGCCAACGGGCGCTGCGACTGCGAACGGGCCAACGACGACGTACAAGGTCCGGCCATATGCACGGAAGGGCGACGCCACGAGCATGAGCCGTGTCACCGAGGTCACCGTGCGGACGACGGCCGACGCGGAGTCCGCGCCGCGCTGCACGGTGACGCACGCCGAGCCGGCGGTCGTGTTCTCCATCGGCGGGTACACGGGCAACCTCTTCCACGACTTCACCGACGTGATAGTGCCGCTCTACGGCACCGCGCAGCACTACCGCGGCGACGTGCGCCTCGTCGTCACCGACGCGGGCGGCTCGTGGCGGTGGCTAGCCAAGTACGACGCCGTCCTGCGCGGGCTCTCGCGCCACCCGCCTCTCGACCTCGCCGCCACGGCGGGGGAGGTGCACTGCTTTGGCCACGTCGTGGTCGGCCTGCGCGCCGCGCACCGGGAGCTCATGATCGAGCGGGAGCGCGGCAGCGGCACGGACGCGGACGGGGTCGGTGTCGGGATGCCCGACTTCGCGCGGTTCCTCCGGCGCGCGCTCTCGCTGCCCCGGAACTCGCCCACCACGCGCCCCAGCAGCGGCGGCGTCACGGGCAGGAAGCCGAAGCCTCGCCTGCTGATCGTCGCCCGCCGCGGCACCCGGCGGCTGCTGAACGCGGACGCCGTCGCGCGCGTGGCGGAGGAGGTGGGCTTCGAGGCCGTCGTGGGCGAGCTGGAAATGAGGGTGAGCAGCGACATCGCGGAGGTGGGGAGGCTCATCAACTCGTTCGACGCGCTGGTGGGCGTGCACGGCGCGGGGCTCACCAACATGGTGTTCCTGCCGCGGGGGGCCACGGTGGTGCAGGTCGTGCCGTGGGGCGGCCTGCAGTGGATCGCGCGGATGGACTTCGGCGACCCGGCGGAGGCCATGGGGCTCCGGTACGTCCAGTACGAGATCGCCGTGCACGAGAGCTCGCTCAGGGACAAGTACCCGAGAGAccacgaggtcttcaccaacccaACTGCGCTGCACAGGAAGGGCTTCAAGTTCTTGAGGCACACCTTCTTGATCGGACAGGATGTCACACTCGACGTCGACCGCTTCAGGGTGGTGCTGCTCCAGGCGTTCCAGAACCTCACCAAGCGGAAGTAG